One part of the Nymphaea colorata isolate Beijing-Zhang1983 chromosome 8, ASM883128v2, whole genome shotgun sequence genome encodes these proteins:
- the LOC116259620 gene encoding metalloendoproteinase 2-MMP-like translates to MCFFVVFPHDQVPPPKMVSTLSFVGILMLLVQTNCMEWASGHNGNFHYQARAEFLQLSGYGKGQSHKVLPSLKRYLQHFGYLDTVDDTGFSLVFDEDLEAAVKKYQAFFSLNATGIVDTATMHQLMRPRCGVPDIIKHPALAKFHRINVTGNSSSSLYDIDNSRWPPSSRRLLYNIEENEHMPFPIDELRPVFREAFQTWALSSPFDFRETSTDRIAQLHIGFYGEGHLDCPLFDDLLAHASYPPHGMLHINADYEWAIDLEILLSTEDSYDVQSVALHEIGHLLGLGHSTLPEAIMYPTLDSQTRKVELDDDDIAGIDAMYPRSS, encoded by the coding sequence ATGTGTTTCTTTGTTGTATTTCCCCATGATCAAGTTCCTCCACCCAAAATGGTTTCTACATTATCCTTTGTTGGAATCCTCATGCTTCTGGTTCAGACCAACTGTATGGAGTGGGCTTCTGGTCACAATGGCAACTTCCATTACCAGGCAAGGGCAGAATTCCTGCAACTTTCTGGCTATGGCAAAGGACAAAGCCATAAAGTGCTCCCCTCCCTGAAAAGATATCTTCAACATTTCGGCTATTTGGACACGGTTGACGACACAGGATTCTCTCTTGTTTTTGATGAAGATCTAGAAGCTGCCGTGAAGAAATACCAAGCGTTCTTCAGCCTCAATGCTACTGGTATAGTCGACACAGCAACAATGCACCAACTAATGCGGCCGAGATGTGGCGTACCAGACATAATCAAACATCCTGCGCTGGCAAAATTCCACCGGATTAATGTCACCGGCAACTCGAGTTCATCACTATACGATATCGATAACAGCCGTTGGCCACCATCAAGCAGGAGACTCTTGTATAATATCGAAGAGAACGAGCACATGCCATTTCCTATAGATGAGCTGAGGCCTGTCTTCCGTGAGGCATTCCAAACATGGGCTTTGTCCTCACCATTCGACTTCAGAGAGACTTCGACCGACAGAATCGCTCAGTTGCACATCGGATTCTACGGAGAGGGGCACTTAGATTGTCCTCTATTTGACGACTTGCTCGCGCACGCATCTTATCCACCACATGGGATGCTTCACATCAACGCAGATTATGAATGGGCGATCGACCTTGAGATCTTGCTTAGCACGGAAGATTCGTACGACGTTCAATCGGTCGCCCTTCATGAGATCGGCCATCTACTGGGGTTGGGTCACAGTACACTTCCAGAAGCAATCATGTATCCTACCTTGGATTCTCAAACAAGGAAGGTGGAACTGGATGACGATGATATTGCAGGAATCGATGCTATGTATCCTCGGTCTAGCTGA